DNA from Carassius carassius chromosome 25, fCarCar2.1, whole genome shotgun sequence:
gctaaaaccaatgcaatatgagccggaaagagaattgattagttcatagttcgggtctatcgggtttttgactcgttccttaatcacgtgacagccacatacgctaaaaccaatgcaatatgagctggaaagagaattgattagttcatctcatgagtcttcgggtcgggttgagtcattccttaatcacgtgacagccccgctaaaaccatagacagtaaaagaatgcagtattgagccggagagagaattgattagttcatctttcggttcttcgggttgttcgttcttttgtcccgtgatgtgacaacattggctagagtaattattaaatcagattgtctgtataaaccatacttttgtaacatatgacactttctaaacattaaaaaacactgtgtacatacttttgaattgttgtttattgtttatttttgtgccattaaagctttgtaacaaagaggacaactattccaaaataaatcaaaataataaaaaagtaaatgataaaaaattaaattaaaattaaaagataataaagccacagggtctaataaccttaacaaatgaactttaaaagtacaatataaaaaaagaaaaaaaaagaaaaactaaatattgcacaacaagctttgctttttttatataataatttaaaatgaatacattttaaaataaataacacttttgtgccaaaataaaaactttatatcaaagaggataactattccccaaataattttaaaccatttaaataaaaataaatgaaaatgaagagatactaaagctacggagccttataacaataacaaattacctttaaaatcacaacaacaacaaaaatattgcacaacaagctagtgtttttctaaataaataaaaataaataagctttaaaataaataacacactgtggctatatttttaggacttgctttaaggcatgtttgcattaaaaaaaacaagctccctgaccttggatgggctgagtctgtttcttctatctgagataatctgcccagttttagaaaaaattctttcagatggcacagatgtggccacaatgcaaagtcttgtctttgtgacttcagaaaggcttttgtatactggtgaacatctcctccaccaggccagagggtctgatgtacggggtaagagtggctctgcaaggtaggcctgcacctttatagcatctgatgtcttagaagaggtagcagaaggcctcaagcttgctaccctctcgtcaaagtcttcctaaacatggcccctgcactggcagtagcaccaggatctgaagtatcctcctcactctgagctgggttaaaattgttaaagctgaagttatcataaccttaatgttttaaactaacattaataattcaaattcaaaattttatttgcttttaatgtatatgtcattatgtccttttttgagcaatcttcttatacatatattacaccaatatgtcaagtctgcataggaaaagcaattattataccagcaaactcaaaattggagtaaaaatgaacaaactagtataaatactttttattgtaagcttgtattattatattattatatagcctagtgtttatttaccgatagacagtcaaaaagacaaattaatcaatattttatttataacagggttttatttatttataaaataataacaaaccacagatcctcaacaaacagtaacaaaaacacagtgacagaaatagcgtatgggtctgtcacatgattaaggaacgagtcaaactcgacccgagacccgaaagactcatgagatgaactaatcaattctctttccggctcaagactgcgtaagttttgcgtatggggctgtcacgtgattaaggaatgacttaaacccgagtacttcttgtcagataagaggtgaggcgagctaatcacagactgaagacccaggtaaagaaggatttttttttctgtatcttatagcattttagttttgtattgtttttagtgtgatcaacgtttgtgtaagtactagatgtgttggggaagtaacataacattttcattacattttgctaaaatgaacgaagtgactcgaaaaaagatttgttcattttgctgaacgagactcaaaagtccgagtcggtaaaatgatccgaacttcccatcactagtctgaagtattccttccacacgttcaaatttcctgactctgcctctgcttcaaattcattggttgaatctgtaaaccaatcactttcctttctgccctcagaacatgtttgagtaagtaaaactcccatctgcccaactttacagcacgAAATAATGATTACAGACTGGTACAAAAAGTAGTTTTGGTCTATATAACTAATTCTaattcatgacaactgtgagggggtgactTTTTCtttataactcatctgtttaaatcTGTCCCCTTCAGTGTCTATGGTGGATGGTGGTTACAGCTCTGTTTTATGCATTGCAttgaatttttcattggctcGGGGGCAAATCCATTAATGTCTGATAAATCACTGAGATGTTTTAGAAAACTAAAAATCTGCAATTATATCTTGAGACGTCCATCAGAGAATGATAATCTCTGGTCACAAATAAGTAGACATGTTTTGGTTCATCCATTTGCGTCATCCAATCAGACACAAAATAACACATGCAATTGCTCATCGTTTTAAATGAGGGCAAGAAGTTAAGCTAACACAGGGACAAGAATGTAACCAATGGGCCAAATGAAAAAGTTCTACCTCTAGTTCTACCTGTCCCCAGTGTTCAATGTTCCTGCCCAGCTACAGTCCTGACTCCAATAACTTGATTCCCATTTGACTAGAATAATGACAAGCTGAGGTCCAATCCACTGGTGGTCTAATGTGATGTAACATGTCTTTGATGTTGAATTAGATCTATAATTGAGGGTTTGATGTGATTAACATTTGTTCTTATTGGGCAGTATTTGATTAAGCTAATTAGCATTTCACCGTTATTAATGGTCAGTGGAGGAAAAGGGTGATGCTTTGAATATGGAAGTTCTATCCAGCTCTCGGGCATTTAAATATTGCCTAATTGTAATAGACagtgacacgtgtgtgtgtggcagCTGACCAGTCTAAAGACATATCCCAGATCCACAGCAGCTTGATGTTTGGTCTGTTATTATATAGAGAGGCATCTATTGGTCTTCCAGTCTATTGACGTCTCTGTTTGCttgtgaaacagaaatctttacCCTTGGACATTGTATCAAGCTCAGTAAGTCCCTTGAGCATGTCTTGAAGTTTAAGAAACCTTCTACTCTCTCTGTTTTCTATCCCTAAGTAACATCTGAATAATGGTCTTTTAGAACCAGATTTTTTTCCACTCTCTCCTGTTAATGTTCCTTCATTTACTCATTTATCgatttttactttcttttcaagCAAAGAGGATTTATGACACTGCACTTTTAGCCGCAAATACTTAAGCTGTTTTCCCAGTACTTCCTTCCATTAAAAGCGAGTTCTTGTGGTTATAAGTTGTTTTGATGGACAAACTGCCAGAGTCTAGGGGATTTAAGGCCAAAGTTGAATGCTGACCTGATTTATTGAAAATTGTGGTTTCAAGAAATTCTGACAAGCACATCAGCTTAATGGTTCTCTTTATGCAAAAACCACTGCATATGTGACAAATAAactcaaataaaatgtcaaaactgaaaaacaacaactttgagacttttttttgtctttttttgcaaaattaggCATATTATTAATTAGGCATTAGGCATATTATCAATAATTAATCTTATATTATGAATATTGCATTATACTGGTTTCTTAACAAATGtacattagaataataataacagtagtagtaataaatataatctttaTTTGTAGTTGAGGAACCAGATGATATATATGGATTTTATGATGAATATTCATATTCCTCAGCACTCCGGCGGCCAAAATCCATCCAGCCAACATAATCCCGATCTTTTATCCGGTGGTTAATGCTGTTTGCTCTGTTGTTCATGGAGGAGTTACGACGAACAGAGcctatgaaagaaagaaagaaagaaagaaatgaatacaaatCTCTTAACATCCtaaatatataaccagcagtgacgTGATGAAAAATGTATAGAAGTAGAAGGAAGTGgattttatatctatggatttagTTCCATTCAAACACTTACAGTATAAATAATTTATCTGTCAAACATCTCTGTTAGACACTGCTTTCTAACATTTCTTACATAAAACCTTTTTCTAGGTGGCAAACTATCAATGAAGTTGGCACTGTGTTAATGTCAAAACAAACGGTTCAAAAAGATGTgaacttgttttttcttttttagatgtGTCAAAAATGGCATTCAGGATTCTCTTGACTTGCTGTAAACTAATAGTAGAGAaggaattatttttaatagtaattggaaAAGAACAGGCTACTGTGTGTGGCAATGTTTTGGCATTGTTTCAGCTACATACAACATGTAAAGTGTCATTCAATCTGTTTTCAAGGTGTTTGCAACTGATGGGAGAATTTTAGCACACGTTACATTCTATCTTTTCTAAGTTGTAGACTTGTTGTAAAATGCTGACATGTGTAAAGCTTTCACCTCCTTCTCACAATTATTAAAAGAGAGAGAGCTAAGCTTAATAAAAAACTAATGCAATGAAAAGGACTCTCGTTAATGGGATCAGTTAGTTCCCCATGCACATtgaatgtcattgttttcatcacGTACGTGCAGATTTGTTGTTCTATCATGgttcaggtttttttattttttatgctggGCTAATTATATACCTTATCCCCAAAATCTAAATCTAAGTCTTGAAGAAAACCTTTCCACATCTTAGACATAATTTATCTGTTTATTAAACAATTTTCCTTTTGGAGACCATAAATGCTCCCCATTTTTTTAATTGAGGTCCTTATGGAAATGTTTATAACGGGGTTGCTATAACGTGTAGAAAACCTgatctacatacacacacacacagacacacacacattacaggcACTCGTTGTTTACAGTTAAAAATGTCATGTCACACTGAGCTTGAATGTTCAAAGGTGCACTTCCCTTTTCCTGCGATTAGGAATGATAATAGTTAGATCCTCTTTGAATAGGATACACCCTAATGAGCAGTTATGCAATTTAATGGTACACACCTGACCTAAAAATATCCACTCCTCGTACACCTTGGGTATAAACACGCTTCActcagctgtgtttgtgtttgtcaatGCCCAGCAATGCCAAACTGGAGCTACTGTATAGTGCTTGACAGGTTTTCCTTTCATTATTCGGAAACCTGTAGTTTCATATAATCATTTTACCTGCTTGTTttgtttggggaagtcgtggcctaatggttagagagtcggactcccaatcgaaaggttgtgagttcgagtcccgggccggcaggaattgtgggtggggggagtgcatgtacagttctctctccaccttcaataccacgacttaggtgcccttgagcaaggcatcgaacccccaactgctccccgggcgccgcagcataaatggctgcccactgctccgggtgtgtgctcacagtgtgtgtgtgttcactgctctgtgtgtgtgcatttcggatgggttaaatgcagagcacaaattctgagtatgggtcaccatacttggctgaatgtcacgtcacttgtttgtcatttttacCTTCCTTTTTGAgtattttatgtgtgtttatgtgtatcaAAAATATGCGCAAAAGTCAAACAGAGAGAATGCAGAAGAGATGGAAATAAACACACAGAAAAAGCAGAATTAAATCAGTCTTGATCAGTTTGTCTGTTTCCTTTCTTTCCAGCTCTTCCTTCTGTCCGTACTGCAGTATGAGTTAATTTCACTGTTTTACTCATTCATTGTTTCTCTCCTGGTTAGTGTGCAAAACACGAAGCATTCGCTGAAGCTATTTTTTTGGTTTTCAAGACAATTGTGGTCTTTCTGTCACTGAGGATGGTTCTTCTTCATCATGTGTTTGGTTGTTAGAGTGTCTCTCACCTTTTTTGGAGATAAGTTTGGCCAGCAGTTCGCTGAGGTTGGCATGGGTGTCTGGGTCTGTGTTGCCTTCTGGCTGCTGTTTGATGGTGAGGCTGGTGGAGCGGACGACCCGGTGGTGCCCACTTAAACTGGCGTCCAGCTGCGAGGGGAGAGGGCTGTCATCAGTGTCAGGTGAAGAGGAGCGGGGCAGACCCAAACAGGAGGCAGAAAGCGCAGCCAggatcacacacatgcacaccccGCTGTTCATCCTGCAAATGTGAACAAGAGGAGGAACAGAGAGAGAAACGAGCATGTTCAAAGAAATCATTGTAGTAAGACTGTTTAATTCTTATCTTGCTGCCATACAATTTTacgctttttctttttaaattgtattatatatattttttatatattgaatgtatgtacatatttttagtttttactgccttacaatttaatttaagaaaatacagttatttgaTGTAACAAATTAGCTATTCTTATAAGACTTTTTGTCAAGTCATTGTAAAGGATGAAAGACAGTTTTAAGTCTATATAGATAAAAAGtattaaagtaaataattatTCGAAAGACAGGAAAGTTATCAAGCATTGTTTAAAATTATCCTCTGTTACTCTAATGTTTGACATTTCATACAAAAATATTGACAGAATGTTAAATCTTTGAAAAGTtaaacgatagatagatagatagatagatagatagataaatagatagatagataggatctCTTACCTTATTCTGTTTTGCGAGCTTGAAGGAGAATGGAAGTGGGTATTCTAAggaaggagggagagaagcaCTTATATACCCAGCTGTGacgtgcacacacacgcacacacatgcatttacTCACACACGTACACAGACATGCACGTACATGGAAAGTGTTTAAGCGTAAACATAATGTGCTTCATTCTATTTTGGCATCTGCTTTTTCTACAAAATtggaaaaaatgcttttttttaatttaaatgatttcatttttataatcAAACTCTTTTAATTGTCATTCTTTCTGAATTTGGTGATACTTTAATCCAAACTCAATTACACAGACAAAGACAGTGAGGGAGTCTCAGCATAGCAGTTTTAGCAAAAATCTGCAACAACTGAGGGTCAGGTATCATGGGGAACAGGAAGCCAATTAAACCCATATCTGGCTATGTGGTGGTCATCCAAACATGCAGTTTGTATGCCATTTCTGTGTGTTAGATATACTGCATTTCAGTCCTTCCTGTGTAGGTAAGTGGACACCATCATGGCACCAGCCCCACCTGTACTCTCTGGATGTCCAGGTGTGGGCCAAAGTAGTGTCTGACTGACTTTATGTAACTCTTTATGTAACTTacagctttacacacacacacacacacacacttcttctgCCGTCACACTGCTTTAATAAACCCTTGTGGGCAGAACGGAGACTGTGgtgtcagacaaaaaaaaaatcaaacagatTCATTTTGAGATAACCTGCATGATCAATAACAATTGATC
Protein-coding regions in this window:
- the LOC132104686 gene encoding cholecystokinin-like produces the protein MNSGVCMCVILAALSASCLGLPRSSSPDTDDSPLPSQLDASLSGHHRVVRSTSLTIKQQPEGNTDPDTHANLSELLAKLISKKGSVRRNSSMNNRANSINHRIKDRDYVGWMDFGRRSAEEYEYSS